One part of the Anopheles coustani chromosome 2, idAnoCousDA_361_x.2, whole genome shotgun sequence genome encodes these proteins:
- the LOC131267596 gene encoding 2-oxoglutarate dehydrogenase complex component E1-like isoform X2 codes for MHRARTALHLVNPKGQQNFGSFLLKKPASKLTTELMAASSVKLYNSTAAEPFLNGSSSNYIDDMYNSWLRDPASVHASWDAYFRNNSYAAPPSLAPVPKNHVPAAQYLGSSLPAVAGAGAAVGGRIDDKLIDDHLAVQAIIRSYQSRGHLVSDIDPLGILNAEIHPERANLRANEKVTRTYMNFEEADMERVFKLPSTTFIGGKEKFLPLREILGRLEKAYCSKIGVEFMFINSLEQCNWIRERFETPNIMSYTNEEKRLILARLTRATGFEAFLAKKFSSEKRFGLEGCEIMIPAMKEVIDVSTRLGVESIIMGMPHRGRLNVLANVCRKPLHQIFTQFAGLEAADDGSGDVKYHLGTYIERLNRVTNKNIRLAVVANPSHLEAVDPVVQGKTRAEQFYRGDGEGKKVMSILLHGDAAFCGQGVVFETMHLSDLPDYTTHGTVHIVVNNQIGFTTDPRHSRSSPYCTDVARVVNAPIFHVNGDDPEAVMHVCKVAAEWRATFHKDVIIDIVSYRRNGHNEIDEPMFTQPLMYKKIRGTKPALDIYANQLITEGVVTAEEVKSVKDKYEKICEEAFEQAKTETHIKYKDWIDSPWSGFFEGKDPLKVAPTGVIEETLVHIGNRFSSPPPNAAEFVIHKGLLRVLAARKEMLENKTIDWALAEAMAFGSLLKEGIHVRLSGQDVERGTFSHRHHVLHHQTVDKATYRPLCHLYPDQAPYTVCNSSLSEFGVLGFELGYSMTNPNALVCWEAQFGDFNNTAQCIIDQFVSSGQAKWVRQSGLVMLLPHGMEGMGPEHSSARVERFLQMCSDDPDYFPPESDEFAIRQLHDINWIVANCSTPGNYFHLLRRQIALPFRKPLIVLTPKSLLRHPECRSNFSEMTDGTEFQRLIPDALTAENPNQVKRVIFCTGRVYYDLLKARRDRKLDTSIAISRVEQISPFPYDLVKAECAKYPNAELVWAQEEHKNQGCWTYVQPRFDTAINSTRDFSYVGRPCGASTATGSKAQHLKELKNLLDDAMAL; via the exons ATGCATCGCGCAAGAACAGCTCTCCACTTAGTGAACCCGAAGGGTCAGCAGAACTTTGGTTCCTTTTTGCTGAAGAAGCCAGCTTCGAAG CTGACCACGGAACTGATGGCTGCCTCTTCGGTGAAGCTGTACAACTCTACCGCAGCCGAGCCATTCCTTAATGGCTCTTCGTCGAACTACATTGACGATATGTACAATTCCTGGCTGCGGGATCCAGCTTCCGTGCATGCG TCCTGGGATGCGTACTTCCGAAACAACTCGTACGCAGCGCCTCCGAGCCTTGCCCCCGTGCCGAAGAATCATGTTCCCGCAGCACAGTACCTGGGCAGCTCGCTGCCGGCCGTGGCTGGCGCTGGCGCCGCCGTCGGTGGCCGTATCGACGACAAGCTAATCGATGATCATCTTGCCGTGCAAGCTATCATTCGTAGCTACCAG TCCCGTGGGCACCTGGTGTCGGATATCGATCCGCTGGGCATTCTTAATGCCGAAATCCACCCGGAACGAGCGAATCTTCGAGCGAACGAAAAAGTTACCCGCACTTACATGAACTTTG aggAAGCCGACATGGAGCGCGTCTTCAAGCTGCCGAGCACGACGTTCATCGGTGGCAAGGAAAAGTTCCTGCCCCTGCGCGAAATCCTTGGCCGGTTGGAGAAGGCCTACTGCAGCAAAATCGGCGTCGAGTTCATGTTCATCAACTCGCTCGAGCAGTGCAACTGGATCCGTGAGCGTTTCGAGACGCCGAACATCATGAGCTACACGAACGAGGAGAAGCGACTCATCCTGGCCCGTCTGACCCGTGCCACCGGTTTCGAGGCGTTCCTGGCGAAGAAGTTCTCCTCCGAGAAGCGCTTCGGTCTGGAGGGTTGCGAAATCATGATTCCCGCCATGAAGGAGGTGATCGACGTGTCGACGCGGCTCGGAGTGGAATCGATCATCATGGGCATGCCGCATCGTGGTCGATTGAACGTCCTGGCCAACGTGTGCCGTAAGCCGCTGCATCAGATCTTTACCCAGTTTGCCGGATTGGAGGCTGCCGATGAC GGCTCCGGTGATGTAAAGTACCATCTGGGAACGTACATCGAGCGTCTGAACCGTGTGACGAACAAAAACATCCGCCTGGCCGTCGTGGCCAATCCGTCCCATCTGGAGGCGGTCGATCCGGTGGTCCAGGGTAAGACTCGCGCTGAGCAGTTCTACCGCGGTGACGGTGAGGGCAAGAAGGTGATGTCGATCCTGTTGCACGGTGATGCTGCCTTCTGCGGCCAGGGTGTGGTGTTCGAGACGATGCACTTGTCCGATCTGCCGGACTACACGACCCACGGTACGGTGCATATTGTGGTAAACAACCAGATCGGCTTCACTACCGATCCGCGTCATTCGCGCTCCTCGCCCTACTGCACGGATGTGGCACGCGTCGTCAACGCACCCATCTTCCACGTGAACGGCGACGATCCGGAGGCCGTGATGCACGTGTGCAAGGTTGCCGCCGAGTGGCGTGCGACCTTCCACAAGGACGTTATCATCGACATTGTGAGCTACCGGCGCAATGGACACAACGAAATTGACGAGCCCATGTTCACGCAGCCGCTGATGTACAAGAAGATCCGCGGCACCAAGCCCGCGCTCGATATCTACGCCAATCAGCTGATCACCGAGGGTGTTGTAACGGCCGAGGAGGTGAAGAGCGTCAAGGACAAGTACGAGAAGATCTGCGAGGAGGCGTTCGAGCAGGCGAAGACGGAAACGCACATCAAGTACAAGGACTGGATCGATTCGCCGTGGTCCGGATTCTTCGAGGGCAAGGACCCACTGAAGGTCGCCCCGACCGGTGTGATCGAGGAGACTCTCGTGCACATTGGTAATCGGTTCTCGTCGCCACCGCCAAACGCGGCAGAATTTGTCATCCACAAGGGTTTGCTGCGTGTGCTGGCGGCTCGTAAGGAGATGCTGGAAAACAAGACCATCGATTGGGCGCTTGCCGAAGCGATGGCGTTCGGTTCGCTGCTGAAGGAAGGTATTCACGTGCGTCTGTCCGGACAGGATGTCGAGCGTGGTACGTTCTCGCATCGACATCACGTGCTGCACCATCAGACGGTGGACAAGGCGACCTACCGGCCACTGTGCCACCTGTACCCCGACCAGGCTCCGTACACCGTGTGCAACAGCTCGCTGTCGGAGTTCGGTGTGCTCGGCTTCGAGCTCGGCTACTCGATGACCAACCCGAACGCGCTCGTCTGCTGGGAGGCCCAGTTCGGCGACTTCAACAACACCGCGCAGTGCATTATCGATCAGTTCGTGTCGTCCGGCCAGGCCAAATGGGTGCGCCAGAGTGGACTGGTAATGCTGCTGCCGCACGGTATGGAGGGTATGGGCCCGGAGCACTCGTCGGCCCGCGTTGAGCGGTTCCTGCAGATGTGCTCGGACGATCCCGACTACTTCCCGCCAGAGTCGGACGAGTTCGCTATCCGCCAGCTGCACGACATCAACTGGATCGTGGCCAACTGTTCGACCCCGGGTAACTACTTCCATCTGCTCCGTCGCCAGATCGCTCTGCCGTTCCGCAAGCCGTTGATCGTCCTCACGCCCAAGTCGCTGCTGCGTCATCCGGAATGCCGAAGCAACTTCAGTGAGATGACTGATGGTACCGAATTCCAGCG TTTGATTCCCGATGCGCTGACCGCGGAAAATCCGAACCAGGTCAAGCGAGTTATCTTCTGCACGGGTCGTGTGTACTACGACCTGCTGAAGGCTCGCCGTGACCGCAAGTTGGATACCAGCATTGCAATCAGCCGCGTCGAACAG
- the LOC131267596 gene encoding 2-oxoglutarate dehydrogenase complex component E1-like isoform X3, which produces MHRARTALHLVNPKGQQNFGSFLLKKPASKLTTELMAASSVKLYNSTAAEPFLNGSSSNYIDDMYNSWLRDPASVHASWDAYFRNNSYAAPPSLAPVPKNHVPAAQYLGSSLPAVAGAGAAVGGRIDDKLIDDHLAVQAIIRSYQIRGHNVARLDPLGINSADLDDKTPPELLYSSYRFEEADMERVFKLPSTTFIGGKEKFLPLREILGRLEKAYCSKIGVEFMFINSLEQCNWIRERFETPNIMSYTNEEKRLILARLTRATGFEAFLAKKFSSEKRFGLEGCEIMIPAMKEVIDVSTRLGVESIIMGMPHRGRLNVLANVCRKPLHQIFTQFAGLEAADDGSGDVKYHLGTYIERLNRVTNKNIRLAVVANPSHLEAVDPVVQGKTRAEQFYRGDGEGKKVMSILLHGDAAFCGQGVVFETMHLSDLPDYTTHGTVHIVVNNQIGFTTDPRHSRSSPYCTDVARVVNAPIFHVNGDDPEAVMHVCKVAAEWRATFHKDVIIDIVSYRRNGHNEIDEPMFTQPLMYKKIRGTKPALDIYANQLITEGVVTAEEVKSVKDKYEKICEEAFEQAKTETHIKYKDWIDSPWSGFFEGKDPLKVAPTGVIEETLVHIGNRFSSPPPNAAEFVIHKGLLRVLAARKEMLENKTIDWALAEAMAFGSLLKEGIHVRLSGQDVERGTFSHRHHVLHHQTVDKATYRPLCHLYPDQAPYTVCNSSLSEFGVLGFELGYSMTNPNALVCWEAQFGDFNNTAQCIIDQFVSSGQAKWVRQSGLVMLLPHGMEGMGPEHSSARVERFLQMCSDDPDYFPPESDEFAIRQLHDINWIVANCSTPGNYFHLLRRQIALPFRKPLIVLTPKSLLRHPECRSNFSEMTDGTEFQRLIPDALTAENPNQVKRVIFCTGRVYYDLLKARRDRKLDTSIAISRVEQISPFPYDLVKAECAKYPNAELVWAQEEHKNQGCWTYVQPRFDTAINSTRDFSYVGRPCGASTATGSKAQHLKELKNLLDDAMAL; this is translated from the exons ATGCATCGCGCAAGAACAGCTCTCCACTTAGTGAACCCGAAGGGTCAGCAGAACTTTGGTTCCTTTTTGCTGAAGAAGCCAGCTTCGAAG CTGACCACGGAACTGATGGCTGCCTCTTCGGTGAAGCTGTACAACTCTACCGCAGCCGAGCCATTCCTTAATGGCTCTTCGTCGAACTACATTGACGATATGTACAATTCCTGGCTGCGGGATCCAGCTTCCGTGCATGCG TCCTGGGATGCGTACTTCCGAAACAACTCGTACGCAGCGCCTCCGAGCCTTGCCCCCGTGCCGAAGAATCATGTTCCCGCAGCACAGTACCTGGGCAGCTCGCTGCCGGCCGTGGCTGGCGCTGGCGCCGCCGTCGGTGGCCGTATCGACGACAAGCTAATCGATGATCATCTTGCCGTGCAAGCTATCATTCGTAGCTACCAG ATCAGAGGGCATAATGTGGCCCGCCTTGACCCGCTCGGCATCAATAGTGCAGACCTGGACGATAAAACTCCACCGGAGTTGCTGTACTCGTCCTACCGTTTCG aggAAGCCGACATGGAGCGCGTCTTCAAGCTGCCGAGCACGACGTTCATCGGTGGCAAGGAAAAGTTCCTGCCCCTGCGCGAAATCCTTGGCCGGTTGGAGAAGGCCTACTGCAGCAAAATCGGCGTCGAGTTCATGTTCATCAACTCGCTCGAGCAGTGCAACTGGATCCGTGAGCGTTTCGAGACGCCGAACATCATGAGCTACACGAACGAGGAGAAGCGACTCATCCTGGCCCGTCTGACCCGTGCCACCGGTTTCGAGGCGTTCCTGGCGAAGAAGTTCTCCTCCGAGAAGCGCTTCGGTCTGGAGGGTTGCGAAATCATGATTCCCGCCATGAAGGAGGTGATCGACGTGTCGACGCGGCTCGGAGTGGAATCGATCATCATGGGCATGCCGCATCGTGGTCGATTGAACGTCCTGGCCAACGTGTGCCGTAAGCCGCTGCATCAGATCTTTACCCAGTTTGCCGGATTGGAGGCTGCCGATGAC GGCTCCGGTGATGTAAAGTACCATCTGGGAACGTACATCGAGCGTCTGAACCGTGTGACGAACAAAAACATCCGCCTGGCCGTCGTGGCCAATCCGTCCCATCTGGAGGCGGTCGATCCGGTGGTCCAGGGTAAGACTCGCGCTGAGCAGTTCTACCGCGGTGACGGTGAGGGCAAGAAGGTGATGTCGATCCTGTTGCACGGTGATGCTGCCTTCTGCGGCCAGGGTGTGGTGTTCGAGACGATGCACTTGTCCGATCTGCCGGACTACACGACCCACGGTACGGTGCATATTGTGGTAAACAACCAGATCGGCTTCACTACCGATCCGCGTCATTCGCGCTCCTCGCCCTACTGCACGGATGTGGCACGCGTCGTCAACGCACCCATCTTCCACGTGAACGGCGACGATCCGGAGGCCGTGATGCACGTGTGCAAGGTTGCCGCCGAGTGGCGTGCGACCTTCCACAAGGACGTTATCATCGACATTGTGAGCTACCGGCGCAATGGACACAACGAAATTGACGAGCCCATGTTCACGCAGCCGCTGATGTACAAGAAGATCCGCGGCACCAAGCCCGCGCTCGATATCTACGCCAATCAGCTGATCACCGAGGGTGTTGTAACGGCCGAGGAGGTGAAGAGCGTCAAGGACAAGTACGAGAAGATCTGCGAGGAGGCGTTCGAGCAGGCGAAGACGGAAACGCACATCAAGTACAAGGACTGGATCGATTCGCCGTGGTCCGGATTCTTCGAGGGCAAGGACCCACTGAAGGTCGCCCCGACCGGTGTGATCGAGGAGACTCTCGTGCACATTGGTAATCGGTTCTCGTCGCCACCGCCAAACGCGGCAGAATTTGTCATCCACAAGGGTTTGCTGCGTGTGCTGGCGGCTCGTAAGGAGATGCTGGAAAACAAGACCATCGATTGGGCGCTTGCCGAAGCGATGGCGTTCGGTTCGCTGCTGAAGGAAGGTATTCACGTGCGTCTGTCCGGACAGGATGTCGAGCGTGGTACGTTCTCGCATCGACATCACGTGCTGCACCATCAGACGGTGGACAAGGCGACCTACCGGCCACTGTGCCACCTGTACCCCGACCAGGCTCCGTACACCGTGTGCAACAGCTCGCTGTCGGAGTTCGGTGTGCTCGGCTTCGAGCTCGGCTACTCGATGACCAACCCGAACGCGCTCGTCTGCTGGGAGGCCCAGTTCGGCGACTTCAACAACACCGCGCAGTGCATTATCGATCAGTTCGTGTCGTCCGGCCAGGCCAAATGGGTGCGCCAGAGTGGACTGGTAATGCTGCTGCCGCACGGTATGGAGGGTATGGGCCCGGAGCACTCGTCGGCCCGCGTTGAGCGGTTCCTGCAGATGTGCTCGGACGATCCCGACTACTTCCCGCCAGAGTCGGACGAGTTCGCTATCCGCCAGCTGCACGACATCAACTGGATCGTGGCCAACTGTTCGACCCCGGGTAACTACTTCCATCTGCTCCGTCGCCAGATCGCTCTGCCGTTCCGCAAGCCGTTGATCGTCCTCACGCCCAAGTCGCTGCTGCGTCATCCGGAATGCCGAAGCAACTTCAGTGAGATGACTGATGGTACCGAATTCCAGCG TTTGATTCCCGATGCGCTGACCGCGGAAAATCCGAACCAGGTCAAGCGAGTTATCTTCTGCACGGGTCGTGTGTACTACGACCTGCTGAAGGCTCGCCGTGACCGCAAGTTGGATACCAGCATTGCAATCAGCCGCGTCGAACAG